A portion of the Ralstonia nicotianae genome contains these proteins:
- a CDS encoding FAD-dependent oxidoreductase — protein sequence MNGARIAVVGGSMAGLMSALAFARSGAEVVLLDRDHMAARAPLDGGMEAPIDVGWRKGVPQARHTHALAALGREVFRARMPDVWAALLEAGAIEMPFGGRLDETAVVPRCGDADLFGLSARRSLVEDVLRRIVLAERNITVREHVVATGLLAGPGAVPVIEGVRTSQGEVRADLTIDALGRASPVGKWLGGLGARTPEETVEPCGLIYLTRWYRIRRRPAVPLNAGFSAGGYGASSGCIACPADNGYVSITMMTPQGDTALYPLAEAPAFTEAARLHPGMSAWLAPGVCEPVSAVLRWPGCENRFRRFVVAGEPIALGLIGVGDSLCATNPTYTRGISLAARHAFGVADIVRAEGTGDLRRLAIRADDLAQRALRPWFEDSAAQDCVRNALWTGAPRPHTPHGDITLQQIALASRHDDVVWHALARRAGMLEVPDAIFARTDVLDRVRSVLARHPAPPPSGPSRDDLLQVIEARQGLQAQARSLSDSLSDLHSDPC from the coding sequence ATGAACGGTGCACGCATTGCCGTCGTGGGCGGCAGCATGGCCGGCTTGATGAGCGCGCTCGCGTTCGCGCGCAGCGGTGCCGAAGTCGTGCTCCTGGATCGCGACCACATGGCCGCGCGCGCGCCGCTTGACGGCGGGATGGAGGCCCCGATCGACGTCGGGTGGCGCAAGGGCGTGCCGCAGGCAAGGCATACGCACGCCCTTGCGGCGCTCGGTCGCGAGGTGTTTCGAGCGCGCATGCCCGATGTCTGGGCGGCGCTTCTCGAGGCCGGCGCGATCGAGATGCCGTTCGGCGGCCGCCTCGATGAAACCGCCGTCGTGCCGCGATGCGGCGACGCCGATCTGTTCGGCCTGTCGGCGCGCCGCTCGCTGGTCGAGGATGTGCTCCGGCGCATCGTGCTCGCGGAGCGAAACATCACCGTCCGGGAGCACGTCGTCGCCACCGGCCTTCTCGCGGGCCCGGGCGCAGTCCCCGTCATCGAGGGCGTGCGCACCTCGCAGGGGGAGGTGCGGGCCGACCTGACGATCGACGCGCTCGGTCGGGCGTCCCCCGTCGGCAAGTGGCTCGGTGGACTCGGCGCGCGCACGCCGGAAGAAACGGTCGAGCCCTGCGGGCTGATCTACCTGACGCGGTGGTACCGCATCCGCCGCCGGCCGGCCGTGCCGCTCAACGCGGGCTTCTCCGCGGGCGGCTATGGGGCGTCGAGCGGGTGCATTGCCTGCCCCGCGGACAACGGCTACGTGTCGATCACGATGATGACGCCGCAGGGCGACACGGCGCTGTATCCGCTGGCCGAAGCGCCCGCGTTCACCGAGGCCGCGCGGCTTCATCCGGGCATGTCGGCCTGGCTCGCGCCCGGCGTCTGCGAGCCGGTGTCGGCCGTGCTGCGCTGGCCGGGTTGCGAGAACCGGTTCCGACGCTTCGTCGTGGCGGGCGAGCCCATCGCCCTCGGGCTGATCGGGGTCGGCGATTCGCTGTGCGCCACCAACCCGACGTACACGCGCGGGATATCGCTCGCGGCCCGGCATGCGTTTGGCGTCGCGGACATCGTCCGCGCCGAGGGCACCGGCGATCTGCGTCGGCTTGCCATCCGCGCGGACGACCTCGCCCAGCGCGCGCTCCGTCCGTGGTTCGAAGACAGCGCCGCACAGGATTGCGTGCGCAATGCCCTGTGGACCGGCGCGCCTCGCCCGCACACGCCGCACGGCGACATCACGCTGCAGCAGATCGCGCTCGCCTCGCGGCACGACGACGTGGTCTGGCACGCGCTGGCGCGGCGCGCGGGGATGCTGGAGGTACCCGATGCGATCTTCGCGCGCACGGACGTGCTCGACCGCGTCCGGAGCGTGCTCGCGCGGCATCCCGCGCCGCCGCCGTCGGGGCCGTCGCGGGACGACCTCCTGCAAGTCATTGAGGCGCGGCAGGGTTTGCAAGCGCAGGCCCGATCGCTGTCCGATTCGCTGTCCGATCTGCATTCCGATCCGTGTTGA
- a CDS encoding aminotransferase class V-fold PLP-dependent enzyme — MHSKWEFKDSPKTFRSRFLLDPSVTCLNHGMLGACPAEVLEQQNALRARIERQPAAFILRELTGLLDEARQALAGLIAADPADLALLPNVTTALSAVLRSRAFAPGDEILTTSHAYLSCTNLLDFVARETGARVVTAIVPTPVTHADAVVDAVLERVTPRTRLAVLDHVTSPTGMVFPIAALVERLAARGVDTLVDGAHAPGMLPLDVQAIGAAYYAGNCHKWLCSPRGAGFLHVRRDRHDGLHPTVISRGYGATGTGRPRLHLEFDWLGTADPTPLLCIAHAIRFLDGLLPGGLPELMARNHALAIEGAQRMAEGLPLKRLAPDSMVGSMVAFQLPETPEPASGDAAASLQRWLYDAHRIDVAAAAWPAAHSRVLRVSAQIYNAIDDFIRLGDVLRRAPEHLQDTNAVTRSTAWSNAT; from the coding sequence ATGCATTCCAAGTGGGAATTCAAAGACAGTCCCAAGACGTTCCGAAGCCGCTTCCTGCTCGATCCGAGCGTGACGTGCCTCAACCACGGCATGCTGGGCGCCTGTCCGGCCGAGGTGCTCGAACAGCAGAACGCGCTGCGCGCGCGCATCGAGCGCCAGCCCGCCGCGTTCATCCTGCGCGAGCTCACGGGCCTGCTCGACGAGGCGCGGCAGGCGCTGGCCGGGCTGATTGCGGCCGATCCGGCGGATCTGGCCCTGCTGCCCAACGTCACGACGGCGCTGAGCGCGGTGCTGCGTTCGCGTGCGTTCGCGCCGGGCGATGAAATCCTCACGACCAGCCACGCCTACCTTTCGTGCACGAACCTGCTCGATTTCGTGGCGCGCGAGACCGGCGCGCGGGTGGTGACGGCGATCGTGCCGACGCCCGTGACGCACGCAGACGCGGTCGTCGATGCCGTGCTCGAACGCGTCACGCCGCGCACGCGCCTGGCCGTGCTCGACCACGTCACCAGCCCCACCGGGATGGTCTTCCCGATCGCGGCGCTGGTCGAACGGCTCGCGGCCAGGGGCGTCGACACGCTCGTCGATGGGGCGCACGCGCCGGGGATGCTGCCGCTCGACGTGCAAGCCATCGGCGCCGCGTACTACGCGGGCAACTGCCACAAGTGGCTCTGCAGCCCGCGGGGCGCCGGCTTCCTCCATGTGCGGCGCGACCGCCACGACGGCCTGCACCCGACGGTCATCAGCCGCGGCTACGGCGCCACGGGCACGGGCCGGCCCCGCCTGCATCTCGAGTTCGACTGGCTCGGCACGGCCGATCCGACGCCGCTGCTCTGCATTGCGCATGCGATCCGCTTCCTGGACGGGCTGCTGCCCGGCGGCCTGCCGGAGCTCATGGCGCGCAACCATGCCCTCGCGATCGAAGGCGCGCAGCGCATGGCGGAGGGCTTGCCGCTCAAGCGGCTGGCGCCCGATTCGATGGTGGGCAGCATGGTGGCCTTCCAGCTTCCCGAGACACCGGAGCCGGCGTCGGGCGATGCCGCAGCATCGCTGCAGCGGTGGCTGTACGACGCGCATCGGATCGACGTCGCCGCCGCCGCGTGGCCGGCCGCGCACAGCCGCGTGCTCCGGGTATCGGCGCAGATCTACAACGCGATCGACGATTTCATTCGACTTGGCGACGTGCTTCGGCGCGCGCCCGAACACCTGCAAGACACGAACGCGGTGACGCGTTCCACCGCCTGGAGCAACGCAACATGA
- a CDS encoding SDR family oxidoreductase produces MKTSHTDHKHILITGGSGGIGIELIRVFAQASDHVTFTYRPGEDSRRRALDLVERFRDYRVEALPLDVGDPQSHAQLMQSLTEPVDVMIHNAGVGTKTVERAASTYKGQDEAFFRVNAIGPLWLSEDLLPRMQEKGRGKILFVSSVDGGITHFPRFRAADGMSKAAVAFLGRQLAATLAYTGIDVFTVCPGATDTPMFQASTLQGLSPEQRQSLETSLPGGRLIEPREIADLCFYLCRDEARILRGAVIDASLGLGVCPAVMS; encoded by the coding sequence ATGAAAACGAGCCACACAGACCACAAACACATCCTGATCACCGGAGGCAGCGGCGGCATCGGCATCGAGCTGATCCGCGTCTTTGCGCAAGCGTCCGATCACGTGACCTTCACCTACCGGCCCGGCGAAGACAGCCGCCGGCGCGCGCTCGATCTCGTCGAGCGGTTCCGCGACTACCGCGTGGAGGCGCTTCCCCTGGACGTCGGCGATCCGCAGAGCCATGCGCAGCTCATGCAATCGCTGACCGAGCCGGTGGACGTCATGATCCACAACGCCGGCGTCGGCACGAAAACCGTGGAGCGCGCGGCCTCGACCTACAAGGGCCAGGATGAGGCGTTCTTCCGGGTCAACGCCATCGGCCCGCTCTGGCTGAGCGAGGATCTCCTGCCGCGCATGCAGGAAAAAGGGCGGGGCAAGATTCTCTTCGTCAGCTCCGTCGATGGCGGCATCACCCATTTCCCGCGTTTCCGCGCCGCGGACGGCATGAGCAAGGCCGCGGTCGCGTTTCTCGGCCGGCAGCTCGCGGCCACGCTCGCGTACACGGGGATCGACGTCTTCACCGTGTGCCCCGGCGCCACCGATACGCCGATGTTCCAGGCCAGCACGCTGCAGGGGCTGTCGCCGGAGCAGCGGCAGTCGCTCGAGACCTCGCTGCCCGGAGGCCGCCTGATCGAGCCGCGCGAAATCGCCGATCTCTGCTTTTATCTCTGTCGCGATGAAGCCCGCATTTTGCGGGGCGCCGTCATCGACGCTTCTCTCGGGCTGGGCGTTTGTCCGGCCGTCATGTCCTAA
- a CDS encoding aminotransferase class I/II-fold pyridoxal phosphate-dependent enzyme, translated as MPVPSNSFWEQWLTAHRAKPEACVTFSLSPSPLLQEFIAELDPAIPLDWSSEDYQGALGLRELVLDRYGYRGACGVDDVLITAGAQEANYLALTQLLGPGDEFLIDAPGWQQPLVLARQIGATAKLVPRSEASGWALDVDQLEALVTPRTKAIFICNPNNPTGRVEDEATLRRIIAAADRVGAYVLSDEVYRGLEWTDVETPRVATMYERGVSTGSVSKLLGLQGLRTGWMVTRDRRLIADAMVLRENTSEIMNVMGERISEVALQPARFAAAVERSRATGRARIDRLDRFVAGQPALRWHRPAAGLLGLAHLDLPMSADRFAEKLLAPPYNTFVMSGTAYDCPQHLRLGAGGVSHTELELGLERMAQLLAACS; from the coding sequence ATGCCCGTACCATCCAACAGCTTCTGGGAGCAATGGCTCACCGCGCATCGTGCCAAGCCCGAGGCGTGCGTCACGTTCTCCCTCTCGCCGTCGCCGTTGCTGCAGGAATTCATCGCCGAGCTCGACCCCGCCATCCCGCTCGACTGGTCGAGCGAGGACTACCAGGGCGCGCTGGGGCTGCGTGAACTGGTTCTCGACCGCTACGGCTATCGCGGCGCGTGCGGCGTGGACGACGTGCTGATCACCGCCGGCGCGCAGGAGGCGAACTACCTGGCGCTCACCCAGCTCCTGGGCCCCGGCGATGAGTTCCTCATCGATGCCCCCGGGTGGCAGCAGCCGCTGGTCCTGGCCCGGCAGATCGGCGCGACCGCGAAGCTCGTGCCGCGCTCGGAGGCCTCGGGCTGGGCGCTCGACGTGGATCAGCTCGAAGCGCTCGTCACGCCCCGGACGAAGGCCATCTTCATCTGCAACCCGAACAATCCCACGGGGCGCGTGGAGGATGAGGCGACGCTGCGCCGGATCATCGCCGCCGCCGACCGCGTGGGGGCGTACGTTTTGTCCGACGAGGTCTATCGCGGACTCGAATGGACCGACGTGGAAACGCCGCGCGTCGCCACGATGTACGAGCGGGGCGTGAGCACGGGCAGCGTCTCGAAACTCCTGGGCCTGCAAGGGCTGCGCACCGGCTGGATGGTGACGCGCGATCGCAGGCTCATCGCCGATGCGATGGTCCTGCGGGAGAATACGAGCGAGATCATGAACGTGATGGGCGAGCGCATCTCGGAAGTCGCCCTCCAGCCCGCGCGATTCGCCGCCGCGGTCGAGCGCTCGCGCGCTACCGGCAGGGCACGCATCGATCGGCTCGACCGGTTCGTCGCCGGCCAGCCGGCCCTGCGCTGGCATCGGCCGGCCGCCGGCCTGCTCGGGCTTGCCCACCTCGATCTGCCGATGAGCGCCGACCGCTTCGCCGAGAAGCTCCTCGCGCCGCCGTACAACACGTTCGTGATGTCCGGCACCGCGTACGACTGCCCGCAGCACCTGCGCCTCGGCGCGGGCGGCGTGTCGCACACAGAGCTGGAGCTTGGGCTTGAGCGGATGGCGCAGCTGCTCGCGGCGTGTTCGTGA
- the prfH gene encoding peptide chain release factor H: protein MILLQFSSAQGPAECELAVLKGLACLQRESALAGMRVEVLEQEDGEHPGTLRSALVSLEGDAEAAVAQRWEGTIQWTCPSPYRPRHARKNWFFGVARCAAPAATLPSEIRFETARASGPGGQHVNKTESAVRAIHVATGISVKVQTERSQHANKRLAVLLLAHKLASHDAAASAAQRAHRRTLHHQVARGNPRRVFKGERFEPAGGD from the coding sequence ATGATCCTGCTGCAATTCTCTTCCGCGCAAGGGCCGGCCGAATGCGAACTGGCTGTGCTCAAGGGGCTGGCTTGCCTGCAACGCGAATCGGCGCTGGCCGGCATGCGGGTCGAAGTGCTCGAACAGGAGGACGGCGAACACCCCGGCACGCTGCGCTCCGCCCTGGTCAGCCTGGAGGGCGATGCCGAGGCGGCCGTGGCGCAACGGTGGGAGGGCACGATCCAGTGGACCTGCCCCAGCCCCTATCGCCCGCGCCACGCACGCAAGAACTGGTTCTTCGGCGTGGCACGCTGCGCCGCGCCCGCGGCCACCCTGCCGAGCGAAATCCGGTTCGAGACGGCCCGCGCGTCCGGCCCGGGCGGGCAGCACGTCAACAAGACAGAATCGGCAGTACGAGCCATCCACGTGGCCACCGGCATCAGCGTCAAGGTGCAGACCGAGCGCAGCCAGCACGCCAACAAGCGCCTGGCTGTCCTGCTGCTGGCGCACAAGTTGGCGAGCCATGACGCAGCGGCCAGCGCCGCGCAGCGCGCCCACCGGCGCACGCTCCACCATCAGGTGGCGCGGGGCAACCCGCGGCGCGTGTTCAAGGGCGAGCGGTTCGAGCCGGCCGGGGGCGATTAG
- a CDS encoding RNA ligase RtcB family protein, giving the protein MGNCILHLADGVTLIASDNTWIEGNAIQQLQTTATLPGMRHVAGMPDLHPGRGYPVGAAFFSVGRLYPALIGNDIGCGMALWATDLDANKARLDKLEKRLGNLDGPLDDAWGELATALAPAGTGFDAALGTIGGGNHFAELQQIDTVYDDAAADALGLRARQLLLLVHSGSRGLGQAILDEQLGTHGHDGLPQGSPECAAYLARHDTALRFAKANRELIARRMLDRLHTQGRPLLDVHHNLVMPATIEGEPGWLHRKGATPSDAGPVVIPGSRGDFSYVVVPQPSEHSLFSLAHGAGRKWMRSECKDRLARRFSPAQLNRTRLGSHVICEDKQLIYEEAPEAYKPVDSVIAPLEQAGLVKVLARLRPVLTYKTRGECCR; this is encoded by the coding sequence ATGGGCAATTGCATCCTGCACCTGGCCGACGGCGTCACCCTGATCGCCTCGGACAACACCTGGATCGAAGGCAACGCGATCCAGCAACTTCAAACCACGGCAACACTCCCCGGCATGCGCCATGTGGCCGGCATGCCCGACCTGCACCCCGGACGCGGCTATCCGGTGGGTGCCGCGTTCTTCTCGGTCGGCCGGCTTTACCCCGCGCTGATCGGCAACGACATCGGCTGCGGCATGGCGCTCTGGGCCACCGATCTCGATGCGAACAAGGCCCGCCTCGACAAGCTCGAAAAGCGGCTCGGCAATCTCGACGGACCGCTCGACGATGCCTGGGGCGAACTGGCCACGGCGCTGGCACCGGCCGGCACGGGCTTCGATGCCGCGCTCGGCACCATCGGCGGCGGCAACCATTTCGCTGAGCTGCAGCAGATCGACACGGTCTATGACGATGCAGCGGCGGATGCGCTCGGGCTGCGCGCGCGGCAGCTCCTGCTGCTGGTGCACAGCGGCTCGCGCGGGCTTGGCCAGGCCATCCTGGACGAACAGCTGGGCACGCACGGACACGACGGGCTGCCGCAAGGCAGCCCCGAATGCGCGGCCTACCTGGCGCGGCACGATACGGCGCTGCGGTTCGCCAAGGCCAACCGCGAACTGATCGCGCGACGCATGCTGGACCGCCTGCACACGCAGGGCCGGCCACTGCTGGACGTGCACCACAACCTGGTGATGCCGGCGACCATCGAAGGCGAACCCGGCTGGCTGCACCGCAAGGGCGCCACGCCATCGGATGCCGGGCCGGTGGTCATCCCAGGCTCGCGCGGCGACTTCAGCTACGTGGTCGTGCCGCAGCCGAGCGAGCACAGTCTCTTTTCGCTTGCGCACGGCGCCGGCCGCAAATGGATGCGCAGCGAGTGCAAGGACCGCCTGGCGCGGCGCTTCAGTCCGGCGCAGCTCAACCGGACCCGGCTGGGCAGCCATGTGATCTGCGAAGACAAGCAACTGATCTACGAAGAAGCCCCCGAGGCCTACAAGCCGGTCGATAGCGTCATCGCGCCGCTGGAACAGGCGGGCCTGGTCAAGGTGCTTGCGCGCCTGCGCCCGGTGCTCACCTACAAGACCCGCGGGGAGTGCTGCCGATGA